A stretch of the Vigna radiata var. radiata cultivar VC1973A chromosome 7, Vradiata_ver6, whole genome shotgun sequence genome encodes the following:
- the LOC106766296 gene encoding 36.4 kDa proline-rich protein, with product MSPKSKAKAMFFILKITMLNFLPPIYACGSCTPPRHPKHPPHHGGGTPKVSPPLPPIIINPPVVPPPVVIYPPPISPPYSPPHRTCPIDALKLGLCLDVLGGLVHVGIGNPVENVCCPVIQGLLDLEAAICLCTVIRAKLLNLNIFLPLALQVLITCGKTPPPGFVCPPLY from the coding sequence AGCCATGTTCTTCATCTTGAAAATAACAATGTTAAACTTTTTGCCACCAATATATGCATGTGGTTCTTGCACTCCGCCACGTCACCCCAAGCACCCACCGCATCACGGCGGAGGCACGCCAAAAGTATCCCCTCCTCTCCCACCGATCATAATCAACCCTCCGGTGGTGCCCCCGCCGGTCGTGATTTACCCTCCACCAATCTCACCGCCGTACTCGCCGCCGCATCGGACATGCCCAATTGATGCTCTAAAATTGGGACTTTGCTTGGACGTGCTCGGAGGATTGGTGCACGTGGGAATAGGGAACCCAGTGGAGAACGTGTGCTGTCCCGTAATACAAGGGTTGCTTGACCTTGAAGCTGCAATTTGTCTTTGCACCGTTATTCGGGCTAAGCTTCTGAACCTTAATATCTTCCTACCTCTTGCACTTCAAGTTTTGATCACTTGTGGGAAGACTCCTCCTCCTGGTTTTGTTTGTCCACCTCTGTACTGA
- the LOC106768424 gene encoding 14 kDa proline-rich protein DC2.15-like, whose translation MASKACSSLAIFLTLNLLFFSLISACGSYSCPGPTPKPKPKPTPSPSPSGSCPRDALKLGVCANVLNGLVNATLGQPPVTPCCTLLDGLVDLEAAVCLCTALKANILGINLNLPISLSLLLNVCSRTAPRDFQCA comes from the coding sequence ATGGCTTCCAAAGCTTGTTCCTCCCTTGCCATTTTCCTCACACTCaacctccttttcttctcacTTATCTCTGCATGCGGTAGTTACTCATGCCCTGGTCCAACCCCAAAGCCAAAGCCAAAGCCAACGCCCAGCCCCAGCCCTAGTGGCTCCTGCCCCCGTGACGCACTCAAACTAGGTGTATGCGCCAATGTGCTCAACGGCTTGGTTAACGCCACCTTGGGTCAACCACCAGTTACCCCTTGCTGCACCCTTCTCGATGGCCTCGTTGATCTTGAGGCTGCAGTCTGCCTCTGCACTGCTCTCAAAGCAAACATTTTGGGCATCAACCTTAACCTTCCCATCTCACTCTCCTTGCTTCTCAATGTTTGCTCAAGAACTGCCCCACGTGATTTCCAGTGTGCTTAA
- the LOC106768423 gene encoding 14 kDa proline-rich protein DC2.15 has product MASKTPSSLVVLFLTLNILFFAIASATKPRHGGYGGSGGSGGSGGSGGNGGSGASCPRDALKLGVCANVLNGLLNVTLGQPPVTPCCSLLDGLLDLEAAACLCTALRANILGINLNLPISLSLLLNVCSRQVPRDFQCA; this is encoded by the coding sequence ATGGCTTCAAAAACTCCTTCTTCCCTTGTTGTTCTTTTCCTCACACTCAACATCCTCTTCTTTGCCATTGCCTCTGCCACTAAGCCAAGGCACGGAGGTTACGGTGGTTCCGGAGGTTCAGGTGGCTCGGGTGGTTCAGGAGGCAATGGAGGCTCTGGTGCCTCATGCCCTCGTGATGCACTCAAACTAGGAGTGTGTGCCAATGTTCTAAACGGGTTGCTGAACGTGACACTGGGTCAACCACCAGTTACCCCTTGCTGCAGCCTCCTCGATGGTCTCCTTGACCTTGAAGCTGCAGCGTGCCTCTGCACTGCCCTCAGAGCAAACATCTTAGGCATCAACCTCAACCTTCCCATCTCACTCTCCCTCCTTCTCAACGTTTGCTCAAGGCAGGTTCCCCGTGATTTCCAATGTGCCTGA
- the LOC106768422 gene encoding 14 kDa proline-rich protein DC2.15: MASKTTSSLALFFTFNILFFALVSACGTCPGPKPRPKHKPVKPSPSGGSGGSGGSGGSGGSGGSGGSGGSGGSGGSGGSGGSGGSGTTCPRDALKLGVCANVLNGLVNVTLGQPPVTPCCSLLNGLVDLEAAVCLCTALRANILGINLNLPISLSLLLNVCSIQPPRNFQCS, encoded by the coding sequence ATGGCTTCCAAAACTACCTCTTCCCTTGCTCTTTTCTTCACATTCAACATCCTCTTCTTTGCCCTTGTCTCTGCTTGTGGGACTTGCCCTGGGCCAAAGCCCAGGCCAAAGCATAAGCCTGTCAAACCAAGTCCTTCAGGTGGTTCAGGTGGCTCGGGAGGTTCCGGTGGCTCAGGTGGTTCGGGTGGTTCAGGTGGCTCCGGTGGTTCCGGTGGATCTGGTGGTTCAGGTGGCTCTGGTGGTTCTGGAGGTTCTGGGACCACATGCCCCCGTGATGCACTTAAACTAGGAGTGTGTGCCAATGTGCTAAACGGGTTGGTGAACGTCACCTTGGGTCAACCACCAGTTACCCCTTGCTGTAGCCTCCTCAATGGTCTGGTTGATCTTGAGGCTGCAGTATGTCTCTGCACTGCCCTTCGAGCAAACATTTTGGGTATCAATCTCAACCTTCCCATCTCACTCTCCTTGCTTCTCAACGTTTGCTCTATACAACCCCCACGTAATTTCCAATGTTCCTAA
- the LOC106767031 gene encoding 14 kDa proline-rich protein DC2.15, protein MESSRSSTLALFFTINLLFFAMASGCFTCTKPNPFPYPNSNPTPAAKSCPRDALKLGVCANVLNGPIGAVVGSPPDHPCCSVLEGLLDLEVAVCLCTAIKANILGINLNIPISLSLILNACEKSPPSDFQCS, encoded by the coding sequence ATGGAGTCTTCTAGATCTTCAACTCTAGCTCTCTTTTTTACCATCAATTTGCTTTTCTTTGCCATGGCAAGTGGCTGCTTCACTTGCACAAAGCCTAACCCATTCCCTTATCCTAACTCTAACCCTACTCCTGCTGCAAAGAGCTGTCCCAGGGATGCACTTAAGCTGGGTGTGTGCGCTAACGTCCTTAATGGACCTATTGGTGCGGTGGTGGGATCACCACCGGACCACCCATGTTGCTCGGTGCTAGAAGGGCTTCTTGATCTTGAAGTTGCGGTTTGCCTCTGCACTGCCATCAAAGCTAACATACTTGGCATTAACCTTAACATCCCCATTTCACTAAGCTTGATCCTTAACGCCTGTGAGAAGTCGCCACCCTCTGACTTCCAGTGCAGCTAG